Proteins co-encoded in one Dehalogenimonas sp. WBC-2 genomic window:
- the rpmB gene encoding 50S ribosomal protein L28, translating to MKCDYCGKTAMFGHNVSHSKRRTNRRFEPNCHPARVLLNGKSTRLSLCTRCLRTLSRTAAA from the coding sequence ATGAAATGTGATTATTGCGGTAAAACGGCCATGTTTGGGCATAATGTCAGCCATTCCAAAAGGCGCACCAATCGTCGCTTCGAGCCAAATTGCCATCCGGCGCGTGTATTATTAAACGGGAAATCCACCCGGCTTTCTCTGTGCACCCGCTGCTTGCGCACCCTGTCCCGCACCGCTGCGGCCTAA
- a CDS encoding DegV family protein, giving the protein MPIRIVTDSTADISTEIVEKLGITVVPVYVRFGNDVFRDGVDICQDAVYQRMLAENSIPTTSQPTPADFSNTYSELLKAEGDIVSIHLSCKLSGTYNSAQTGRDLTTAKNRVTVLDSMSLSMGLGLSVITAARLAQAGANLESIINSVKETPSVTRIVAVFDTLKYVLRSGRLGAAKALIGGILNVKPMITLRDGTFWPVGIARTRSKALDSLVEMVKKSSHIEDIAIVYATTLDEALSLKKQLSSYVDAGRLYVSCLGPALGAHGGPGTIIVALRQRMLPATV; this is encoded by the coding sequence ATGCCTATAAGAATCGTCACTGACTCAACAGCAGATATATCCACAGAAATTGTAGAGAAACTTGGTATTACAGTAGTCCCGGTTTATGTGCGTTTTGGCAATGATGTTTTCCGTGATGGTGTAGATATTTGCCAGGATGCGGTATATCAAAGGATGCTAGCCGAAAACTCCATCCCAACCACGTCTCAACCTACTCCGGCCGACTTCAGTAATACCTACAGCGAGTTATTGAAAGCTGAAGGCGATATTGTATCAATACACCTGTCCTGCAAGCTATCCGGCACGTATAATTCAGCCCAGACTGGTCGCGACCTGACAACAGCCAAAAATCGTGTCACCGTACTTGACTCTATGTCTCTTTCCATGGGACTTGGTCTGAGTGTGATTACCGCTGCCAGACTTGCTCAGGCTGGTGCAAACTTAGAATCTATTATTAATTCAGTCAAGGAAACTCCATCGGTTACTCGAATAGTAGCTGTATTTGACACCCTGAAATACGTCCTCCGCAGCGGACGACTGGGCGCCGCCAAAGCTTTGATCGGCGGTATCCTGAACGTCAAACCAATGATTACTTTAAGGGATGGCACCTTCTGGCCGGTCGGTATCGCCCGTACCCGCTCCAAAGCCCTGGATAGCCTTGTTGAAATGGTCAAAAAGTCTTCTCATATTGAAGACATTGCCATTGTTTACGCTACCACCCTTGATGAGGCTTTGTCACTTAAGAAGCAGTTGTCATCATATGTTGATGCCGGCCGTCTTTATGTCTCATGTCTAGGCCCGGCTCTAGGCGCCCACGGTGGACCAGGCACCATCATTGTAGCGCTGAGACAAAGAATGTTACCGGCAACCGTCTGA
- a CDS encoding argininosuccinate lyase: protein MSHVRSRFNKPADDLVIKYTTSLPFDQRLYREDIRGSLVHAKMLAKQGIIPVADAENITKGLLEIENEIETGKFDFKPEMEDIHMAVEARLKEKIGEAAGRLHTARSRNDQVSTDLRLYLKDIITETNVSIKELQTEFIGLCEKHIDVALPGYTHLQPAQPVLLAHHYLAYFEMLERDKARFLDCLKRTDVLPLGSGALAGVAYNIDREFVARELGFRLASSNSLDAVSDRDFVIEYLSAASITMMHLSRLAEELILWSSAEFGFIEIDDAYATGSSIMPQKKNPDVAELGRGKTGRVYGHLISLLTTLKGLPLAYNRDLQEDKEGLFDTVDTLILSLRVFTGMMQTLKIRPERMLQSVDRSYLLATDLADYLVKKGETFRNAHGIIGRLVSQCAKERRTFPEMTLEEYRQFSPLFGQDVLEITIATSIDSRNNQGGTARKQVEKALATAKELLR, encoded by the coding sequence CGTCCGAAGCCGATTCAATAAACCCGCCGATGATTTGGTGATCAAATACACCACCTCTTTGCCTTTTGACCAGCGGCTTTACCGTGAAGATATCCGCGGGTCATTGGTTCACGCCAAAATGCTGGCTAAACAAGGCATTATCCCGGTAGCAGACGCGGAAAACATCACCAAAGGTCTTCTGGAGATCGAAAACGAGATTGAGACTGGCAAATTCGACTTCAAACCAGAAATGGAAGATATCCACATGGCTGTCGAAGCGCGGCTCAAAGAAAAGATCGGAGAGGCGGCGGGGCGGTTGCACACGGCGCGATCACGAAACGACCAGGTATCTACTGATTTACGGCTTTATCTGAAAGATATCATCACCGAAACCAACGTATCGATCAAAGAATTACAGACCGAATTTATTGGTCTGTGTGAGAAACATATCGATGTCGCCCTGCCGGGCTACACCCACCTTCAGCCCGCCCAGCCGGTACTCCTGGCTCATCACTATTTGGCCTATTTTGAAATGCTGGAGCGTGATAAAGCACGCTTCCTCGACTGCCTCAAGCGCACCGATGTCCTGCCGCTGGGCAGCGGAGCTTTGGCTGGCGTGGCTTATAACATTGATCGCGAATTCGTGGCAAGAGAGCTTGGATTCCGGTTGGCAAGCAGCAACAGCCTGGACGCCGTATCAGACCGGGATTTTGTTATAGAATACCTGTCCGCGGCGTCAATAACCATGATGCACCTGTCACGTCTGGCTGAAGAACTGATCCTGTGGAGCAGCGCCGAATTTGGTTTCATTGAGATTGACGATGCTTATGCCACCGGCTCATCCATCATGCCGCAGAAGAAAAATCCGGATGTGGCCGAACTGGGGCGCGGCAAGACAGGCCGGGTCTATGGACATCTTATCAGCCTGTTAACCACGTTGAAGGGGTTACCGCTGGCCTACAACCGCGATCTTCAAGAGGATAAAGAAGGCCTCTTTGACACTGTGGATACACTCATTCTTTCGCTCAGGGTATTTACCGGCATGATGCAGACGCTTAAGATCAGACCAGAAAGAATGCTCCAATCGGTTGACCGCAGTTATTTATTAGCCACCGACCTGGCCGATTATCTGGTAAAAAAGGGCGAAACCTTTCGTAATGCCCACGGCATTATCGGACGGCTGGTAAGCCAGTGCGCCAAAGAACGCCGAACCTTCCCGGAAATGACTCTTGAGGAGTACCGGCAGTTTTCACCGCTATTCGGGCAGGATGTCCTTGAAATCACCATCGCCACCTCAATAGACTCCCGGAACAATCAGGGCGGTACCGCCCGAAAACAGGTTGAAAAAGCATTAGCTACCGCAAAGGAACTTCTACGGTAG
- a CDS encoding DegV family protein yields the protein MLKIITDSTSDLTPALAKEFDISVVPLTVSFGRESFLDRVDISTDEFYHRLSTQDIFPTTTQPSPNAFLNVFKKLSRETDEILVITISKRLSGTFDSALSSVPLLEKPGCRIEVVNSGTTAAALGLLVIWASKQATSGMPLDELKKAVEDRAPDSKPVMAFDTLKYLAKGGRIGRAQGLAGSLLSIKPVLTIRDGEVAPLTRVRSMAGGIDVLYNFAASHKNIDEMAVEHATTPDLADALVERLGAIYPQEKIYRTTVSPVLGAYMGPSVLSVSVLGKS from the coding sequence GTGTTGAAAATAATCACTGATTCAACGTCAGACCTGACACCGGCGCTGGCCAAAGAGTTTGATATCAGCGTCGTTCCGCTAACCGTGTCATTCGGTCGTGAATCCTTTCTTGACCGTGTAGATATATCCACCGATGAATTTTACCACCGCCTTAGTACTCAGGATATTTTCCCAACCACTACCCAGCCTTCACCCAATGCTTTCTTAAATGTTTTTAAAAAACTCTCGCGGGAGACGGATGAAATTCTGGTCATCACCATATCAAAAAGACTTTCCGGCACTTTTGACTCCGCTCTATCATCAGTGCCTTTACTGGAAAAGCCCGGTTGCCGCATTGAAGTAGTAAACTCCGGGACAACCGCCGCCGCCCTGGGACTTTTGGTAATCTGGGCATCCAAACAGGCAACTAGCGGAATGCCTCTTGATGAGCTGAAAAAAGCCGTGGAAGACCGTGCCCCTGACAGCAAACCGGTCATGGCATTTGACACCTTGAAATACCTGGCCAAAGGGGGACGCATCGGTAGAGCACAAGGTCTGGCAGGCTCTCTGCTATCCATTAAACCGGTGCTGACTATCAGAGACGGAGAGGTGGCACCTCTGACGCGGGTGCGCTCCATGGCTGGTGGTATAGACGTTCTCTATAACTTTGCCGCTTCTCATAAAAATATTGACGAAATGGCAGTAGAACACGCTACAACACCGGATCTGGCCGATGCCTTGGTGGAGAGACTGGGCGCTATTTATCCTCAAGAAAAGATATACCGCACCACCGTTAGTCCGGTTCTTGGCGCCTACATGGGGCCGAGCGTGCTATCGGTATCGGTGTTGGGAAAAAGTTAA
- a CDS encoding dihydroxyacetone kinase family protein: MAVQTTMTGQEMRDMLAAAAAWLEKSASDIDALNVFPVPDGDCGTNMLLTLRSAVDESQRVANNNIGSISNAVAKGALMGARGNSGVISSQIWRGVAQVFKDKETVNATDWADAWEQAVETAYKGLSNPVEGTILTVLKDVAAAARTAAENNTSIPEQVESAMNAACDSVARTPNLLHTLREAGVVDAGGQGLFTILEGMLHYLRGETEQMQFKKSRVISSSVPLAAKSVRLSPNDEEPFGYCTEFLLKGENLDLEKIRSRLKRKGESLIVVGDNSTIRVHIHAISPGRVINFATRLGTVHKVSIRNMDEQHEDFLALQKTSQPTMDIAIVAIVAGDGFADVFCSLGAAATIPGGQTMNPSTKDILQAVESTASDKIIILPNNKNIIPAAEQVKHLTSKTISVVTTETLPQGVAALLAFDYEADLEANVQRMTAAAEGARSIEITHAVRDTKINGLVIKKNQAIGLLDGHLAAVNELSEDVLCDLLAKTDLSKIEVMTLYFGAEVTEEGAIKLAESLRGKYPAIQVEVVCGGQPHYDYIVSLE; this comes from the coding sequence ATGGCTGTCCAAACCACTATGACCGGACAGGAAATGCGCGATATGCTGGCCGCAGCAGCTGCGTGGCTGGAGAAAAGTGCTTCGGACATTGATGCCCTTAACGTTTTCCCGGTTCCTGACGGTGACTGCGGCACCAATATGCTGCTGACCCTGCGCTCCGCAGTCGACGAATCCCAGCGGGTAGCCAATAACAATATTGGGTCTATCAGCAACGCCGTCGCCAAAGGTGCCCTCATGGGGGCTCGCGGCAATTCCGGGGTAATATCATCCCAAATATGGCGCGGCGTAGCGCAGGTGTTTAAAGATAAAGAGACAGTCAACGCCACCGACTGGGCTGATGCTTGGGAGCAGGCAGTGGAGACGGCCTACAAAGGTCTCTCAAACCCTGTTGAAGGCACTATCCTGACAGTGCTCAAAGATGTCGCCGCTGCGGCACGGACTGCCGCTGAAAACAATACCTCTATCCCGGAACAGGTTGAATCTGCCATGAACGCTGCCTGTGATTCGGTGGCGCGCACCCCAAATCTGCTGCATACCTTGCGTGAAGCCGGTGTGGTAGATGCTGGCGGACAAGGTCTATTCACCATCCTTGAGGGCATGCTGCACTACCTGCGCGGCGAAACAGAACAGATGCAGTTTAAAAAATCACGCGTCATTTCCAGTTCAGTACCACTAGCAGCCAAATCGGTACGATTATCACCAAACGATGAGGAACCATTTGGTTATTGCACTGAGTTTCTGTTAAAGGGAGAAAACCTGGATCTGGAAAAAATACGGTCGCGTCTGAAGCGCAAAGGAGAATCCCTGATCGTCGTCGGCGATAACAGCACCATCAGGGTTCATATTCACGCCATTTCGCCTGGTCGAGTCATCAACTTCGCCACCCGGCTGGGCACCGTCCACAAAGTCAGTATCCGCAATATGGACGAACAGCACGAAGATTTTCTGGCGTTGCAAAAGACCAGCCAGCCCACCATGGATATAGCCATTGTCGCCATTGTGGCAGGAGATGGTTTTGCCGATGTTTTCTGTTCACTCGGCGCCGCCGCTACTATCCCCGGCGGTCAGACTATGAACCCGTCAACCAAGGACATTTTGCAAGCTGTTGAAAGCACCGCCTCGGATAAAATTATCATCCTGCCCAACAATAAAAATATCATCCCCGCTGCCGAACAGGTCAAGCACCTGACCTCTAAAACCATAAGCGTAGTAACCACTGAGACCCTGCCGCAGGGAGTGGCCGCCCTACTGGCTTTTGACTATGAGGCTGACCTTGAGGCTAATGTCCAACGCATGACTGCTGCCGCTGAAGGCGCCCGCTCTATTGAGATTACTCACGCTGTCCGCGATACCAAGATTAACGGTCTGGTCATTAAAAAGAACCAGGCAATCGGTCTCTTAGACGGGCACCTGGCAGCAGTGAACGAGCTTTCTGAAGATGTTCTTTGCGATCTTCTGGCCAAAACAGACCTTTCCAAAATTGAGGTCATGACCCTTTACTTCGGCGCTGAGGTCACAGAAGAAGGCGCTATCAAGCTAGCTGAGAGTCTAAGGGGGAAATATCCCGCCATCCAGGTGGAAGTGGTCTGCGGCGGTCAGCCTCATTATGATTATATTGTTTCACTGGAATAG
- the recG gene encoding ATP-dependent DNA helicase RecG — translation MLAPIDKLHAVLALERQKAYGNTAVIGGLDRFLSNWAIEAAADISNRVALTKFKKYFSGFNYGSKSIPERVAAIEDLLRFMETFHQPVSPMVAEAQVIPYSTGNTPVTAKVPGRKGSVAAIPTPIPSPASFDLPVTSLKGVSDAIAAKLNKLGITCVRDLLHHFPARHLDYSRMAKISSLSPGPEQTIVANLWEVRLTTPGGHRSTEAVLGDETGNIRALWFNNPYLVRQLHTGEQLVISGKVTLFKGTLVFESPAWEKLEDKELVHTGRLVPVYPLTAGLYPRAVRKLMKEVVVGFSPALIEYLPDDILKRRNLIGFSQAIAQAHFPADDTMKDASRVRLAFDELFFLQLGVLARKRAWQSSQPGVPIPIDTALLDKFIRSLPFQLTHAQKKSLSDILSDMSRPEAMSRLLQGEVGSGKTVVATAATLMSIAAGFQSAFMAPTEILAEQHFRSVIQMLELLATEKQSGDNSISFLGILPERPLTVALLIGDTKESTKSLTRNRLKSGEIDLIIGTHALIQKDMKYKSLGMAVIDEQHRFGVEQRQSLRQKGTNPHILVMTATPIPRTLALTLYGDLDLSVINELPPGRQTIKTRWLKPEQRSSAYAFIKKQVDLKQQAFIICPLVEESEAIQAKAATAEYETLKLEIFPQYRLGLLHGRMNAKEKESVMAAFSAGKLDILVSTPVIEVGIDVPNATVMLIESADRFGLSQLHQFRGRVGRGKEQSYCMLLAENPSEIANTRLSVIENTQDGFILAEEDLKLRGPGEFFGTRQSGLPDLKMARLSDVPILEMARDEATRLFDDDPKLKKPEHRALYQELIRVWPQTGEWS, via the coding sequence GTGCTTGCACCAATAGATAAACTCCATGCTGTCTTAGCTTTAGAACGCCAAAAGGCTTATGGGAACACCGCCGTTATTGGCGGATTGGATCGTTTTCTATCTAATTGGGCCATTGAGGCAGCCGCTGATATTTCCAACCGTGTCGCCCTGACCAAATTCAAAAAATACTTCAGCGGCTTCAACTATGGCTCTAAAAGCATTCCTGAACGCGTCGCAGCCATCGAAGACCTGTTAAGATTCATGGAAACGTTCCATCAACCGGTCTCACCTATGGTGGCTGAAGCCCAGGTAATACCATATTCGACAGGAAATACTCCCGTAACAGCAAAAGTACCAGGAAGGAAAGGGAGCGTTGCCGCCATCCCAACTCCAATCCCTTCGCCGGCATCGTTTGACCTCCCCGTCACTTCCCTCAAAGGGGTCAGTGACGCTATTGCCGCCAAGCTCAATAAACTTGGCATCACCTGCGTCAGAGACCTGTTGCATCATTTCCCAGCCCGGCATCTTGATTACTCCAGAATGGCAAAAATCTCCAGTCTGAGCCCCGGCCCGGAGCAAACTATTGTTGCCAACCTTTGGGAAGTCCGTCTCACTACTCCCGGCGGACATCGCTCCACCGAGGCGGTACTGGGTGATGAGACTGGCAATATACGGGCATTGTGGTTCAATAATCCCTATCTGGTGCGGCAACTGCATACTGGAGAACAATTAGTGATTTCCGGTAAAGTGACTCTATTCAAAGGTACGCTGGTCTTTGAATCACCCGCCTGGGAGAAATTAGAGGATAAGGAACTGGTGCACACCGGACGTCTGGTACCGGTCTATCCTTTGACTGCCGGCTTGTATCCCCGCGCCGTGCGCAAGCTGATGAAAGAAGTAGTGGTCGGTTTCAGTCCGGCGCTGATTGAATATCTTCCTGATGATATTCTCAAGCGGCGCAACCTGATCGGTTTCTCACAGGCTATCGCCCAAGCCCATTTCCCAGCCGATGATACTATGAAGGACGCCTCCCGTGTACGCTTGGCATTTGATGAACTATTCTTCCTACAACTAGGCGTGCTGGCGCGCAAGCGCGCCTGGCAGTCTTCTCAACCTGGAGTACCGATCCCGATTGACACGGCTCTACTTGATAAATTCATCCGGTCGCTGCCTTTCCAACTTACACACGCCCAAAAAAAATCACTCAGTGATATCCTGAGTGATATGAGTCGACCTGAAGCCATGAGCCGTCTGCTGCAAGGTGAGGTTGGCTCCGGGAAAACTGTGGTAGCCACCGCCGCCACCCTTATGTCAATTGCCGCCGGTTTCCAATCCGCTTTTATGGCTCCAACGGAAATCCTGGCCGAGCAACATTTCCGCTCTGTCATCCAGATGTTGGAATTATTGGCTACTGAAAAACAGTCCGGCGACAACTCTATTAGCTTCTTGGGTATCCTGCCTGAACGGCCGCTCACTGTTGCCCTGCTCATTGGCGACACAAAAGAGTCCACCAAATCGTTAACCCGCAACCGCCTGAAAAGCGGTGAGATTGATCTTATCATCGGCACCCACGCTCTCATCCAGAAGGACATGAAATATAAAAGCCTGGGGATGGCTGTAATTGATGAACAGCACCGCTTCGGTGTAGAACAGCGGCAAAGCCTGAGGCAAAAAGGTACCAATCCGCATATTCTGGTGATGACAGCAACGCCGATACCCCGGACACTGGCCTTGACCCTGTACGGCGACCTGGACCTATCGGTCATAAATGAGTTGCCACCCGGCCGTCAGACTATCAAGACCAGATGGCTTAAACCGGAGCAGCGCAGTAGCGCCTATGCCTTCATAAAAAAACAAGTTGATTTAAAACAGCAGGCATTTATCATCTGCCCTCTGGTTGAGGAATCAGAAGCCATCCAGGCCAAAGCGGCGACTGCTGAATATGAGACATTGAAACTGGAAATTTTCCCGCAGTACCGGCTCGGGCTGCTGCACGGACGGATGAATGCCAAAGAGAAAGAGTCGGTGATGGCAGCATTTAGTGCCGGGAAGCTGGATATTCTGGTGTCCACACCGGTTATTGAGGTCGGAATTGATGTACCGAACGCCACGGTAATGCTGATTGAATCCGCCGACCGTTTCGGTCTGTCACAATTGCATCAGTTCCGGGGGCGGGTGGGGCGGGGTAAAGAACAAAGTTACTGTATGTTACTGGCAGAAAATCCCTCCGAGATCGCCAACACCCGTCTTTCAGTCATTGAAAATAC